A single window of Myxocyprinus asiaticus isolate MX2 ecotype Aquarium Trade chromosome 34, UBuf_Myxa_2, whole genome shotgun sequence DNA harbors:
- the LOC127425123 gene encoding endonuclease domain-containing 1 protein-like: MTEPQLEQSKDMAEPFVNQSSYDDYKNNTEELSRGHLFPSCHAPDESTANSTFTLTNIVPQYKSFNTGSWNIMEKNTTKLMDKNCQGPAFVLTGAVPSSERKLKGRVNIPTKMWTAFCCLGRNNKCFSKAHWADNINDGTRTIETKELKDLEQMLKNTSDWGNVQLFKNNCHLKKM; encoded by the exons ATGACTGAGCCTCAG CTAGAACAAAGCAAAGACATGGCAGAACCATTTGTCAACCAGTCTTCCTATGATGACTACAAAAACAATACTGAAGAGCTGAGCCGCGGTCATTTATTTCCCAGCTGCCATGCACCCGATGAATCAACGGCCAATTCCACATTCACACTCACTAACATTGTGCCGCAGTACAAGAGCTTTAATACAGGCAGCTGGAATATCATGGAGAAGAATACCACAAAGCTCATGGATAAAAACTGCCAAGGCCCAGCTTTTGTGCTGACAGGTGCTGTACCTAGCAGCGAACGGAAATTGAAAGGCAGAGTTAACATTCCCACAAAGATGTGGACGGCATTTTGCTGTCTTGGTAGAAATAACAAGTGTTTTTCTAAAGCTCACTGGGCAGATAATATAAATGATGGAACAAGAACAATTGAAACAAAGGAACTGAAGGACTTAGAGCAAATGCTGAAAAACACCAGTGACTGGGGGAATGTGCAGCTCTTCAAGAAcaattgtcatttaaaaaagatGTGA